From a region of the Lepus europaeus isolate LE1 chromosome 17, mLepTim1.pri, whole genome shotgun sequence genome:
- the LOC133775798 gene encoding heterogeneous nuclear ribonucleoprotein A3-like: SGNFMGRGGNFGGGGGNFGRGGYFGGRGGYGGGGGGSRGSYGGGDGGYNGFGGDGGNYGGGPGYSSRGGYGGGPGYGNQGGGYGGGGGYDGYNEGGNFGGIYGGGGNYNDFGNYSGQQQSNYGPMKGGSFGERSSGSPYGGGYGSGGGSGGYGSRRF, encoded by the coding sequence TCTGGCAACTTTATGGGTCGTGGAGGAAACTTTGGAGGTGGTGGAGGTAATTTTGGCCGCGGTGGATACTTTGGTGGAAGAGGAGGctatggtggtggaggtggtggcagTAGAGGAAGTTATGGAGGAGGTGATGGTGGTTACAATGGTTTTGGAGGTGATGGTGGCAACTATGGTGGTGGTCCTGGTTATAGCAGCAGAGGAGGCTATGGTGGTGGACCAGGATATGGAAACCAAGGTGGTGGatatggtggaggaggaggatatGATGGTTACAATGAAGGAGGAAATTTTGGAGGTATCTATGGTGGTGGTGGAAACTACAATGATTTTGGTAATTATAGTGGACAACAGCAATCAAATTACGGACCCATGAAAGGGGGCAGTTTTGGTGAAAGAAGCTCGGGCAGTCCCTATGGTGGTGGTTATGGATCTGGTGGTGGAAGTGGTGGATATGGTAGCAGAAGGttctaa